CGCTGGGCAACGAAACGCCCGACCTGAAAGCGCGCGACTTTATTGATGTGGGCGTAATTACCCGCAAAAAGGGCAAAGACGGCAAGTACCAGGATGTGCCCATGCTGCTCGAAAAGCGCCGTCTGGTGCCGGGCCTCAACCGCCTGGAGTTTACGGTGCCGCAGAAACCCGACCGCGTCGGCATCGACCCCTTCAACAAGCTCATCGACCGCAACCCCGACGACAACGTGAAGGCGCCCGAGGAGAAGAAAGCCTAGGTGTACTTTTCGTGGTTTCAGAAAAAGGCCCCTGCTGGTACCAGCGGGGGCCTTTTTGTTTGGCGGCAGCCCGTGGAGCTACGGAATGCCAGCCCAGTGCAGCACCGCGCGGCCCGTGAGGCTTATCAGCAAACAGCCGCCCAGCATCAGCAGCAAGCCGGGCACCAGCAGGTCGGCGGGCTTCAGGCCACCTTGGCTGTAGGCCATGGCGTTGGGCGGTGTGCTGATGACGAAGGGCACGCCCATGGACGCCGCCAGCGCCACCAGAATAGCCGTGGAAGGTTCGGGGTAAATGGCCTGCCCCAGCGGAATAAGCATAACCACGGCGGCAGTGTTGCTCATGAGGGCCGAAAGCAATGCGCTGATAATGCACAACCCGAACAAGCCCACCGCGGGCGGCATTTGCTGCCAATTCACCTGGGCCGATAACGTCCGGACTACGCCCGATTGCTCCAGCAGCCGCCCCAGCATCAGCCCGCCGGCAATCAGCATCAGGGTGCTCCAATCCAGCTCGCGCAGGGTTTCGGGGGTGATAAGCCGGATGGCAAACAGCACGGCCGCGCTACCCAGGGCCACCACGCCCGCCGCCACGCCGTGCCACGGCTCGGTTAGCCAGAGCACCACCGTGAGCAGCAGCACCGCCAGCAAGTGGCGGCGGCGCGCATCGGGCGGCAGCGGCTCGGCGGGGGTGACCGGCACGGCCGTGTTGCTACCCCCTAGGTGAAAACGCCACACCACCAGCGCCAGAGCGGCCGCCAGCAAACCCAGAGTAAGCGGTAGAGCAAACAGCATCC
The sequence above is drawn from the Hymenobacter sp. YIM 151858-1 genome and encodes:
- a CDS encoding SLC13 family permease, producing MSSLLKRLLLIGALAALVIGALLPWVSTFAEGAALVLAGVCLALWLSEAVPPFVPALLLAVLVPAGLGRHNPAEYGLGQVLGWGADPVLALFFGGFVLSAATRAHALDRALIQQTTRLAGGSGLRLLLLTSVLTAVLSMWLSNIAASALVLASLQPLLQQLPPNAALRRALLLGVAFGADFGGMATPIGSGPNGLALAETAARGVPVSFGAWMLFALPLTLGLLAAALALVVWRFHLGGSNTAVPVTPAEPLPPDARRRHLLAVLLLTVVLWLTEPWHGVAAGVVALGSAAVLFAIRLITPETLRELDWSTLMLIAGGLMLGRLLEQSGVVRTLSAQVNWQQMPPAVGLFGLCIISALLSALMSNTAAVVMLIPLGQAIYPEPSTAILVALAASMGVPFVISTPPNAMAYSQGGLKPADLLVPGLLLMLGGCLLISLTGRAVLHWAGIP